A segment of the Candidatus Methylomirabilota bacterium genome:
GCTAGCGGGCGCCCGCCCCTTTCGCCGCCGCCTCCGCCTTCTTGAAGTGCTCCTCGCCGAAGTTGTAGAGGTGCGCCCCGCCCATGAAGATCTGGGCGGCGATCTCCCGCGGCACGTTCTTCAGCAGGTTCTCGGCCACGTGCGGGAAGTTGGAGTCGAAGTGCGGGTAGTCGGTGGAGATGCACATGCGATCGGCGCCGATGAGCCCCGCGGTGGCCTCGATCTCGGGCTCGCTGCCCTCGACGGCGGCCCAGCAGTTGCGCCGGAAGTATTCCCGCGGGGTGAGGGAGAGATAGGGAGCGTGCGTGTCGCGGTACTGCGGGTAGTCCCACTCGATGCGCGACAGGATGCCGGGCGCCCATGAGTTCTGCGCCTCGAGGAAGCCCACCCGGAGCTTCGGGTGGAACTCGAACACGCCGCCGATGATCATGGCGATCAGCGCCTGCTGCATCTCGATCCAGTGGCTGGCCACGTGGCGATAGAAGCGGTTCTCGCCGTAGAGGACGTTCATGTGCGAGTACGGGGCGCCCGTGCCCTCGTGGAAGCCCCACGTCACGTTGAGGTCCTCGTGCACGGTGTAGAGCGGGTCCCAGTAGTTCGAGTGCCAGAAGTGACCGTTCACCAGGTTCGGCCGGTTGAAGGAGCCCACCGCGCCCAGCTCCCGCACGCAGCGGATCAGCTCGCGGCAGGCCAGGTGCACGTCGTGGAAGGGCAGCATGGCCACGAACTTCAGGCGCTCGGGGCTGTACTGGCAGAACTCGTGGATCCAGTTGTTGTAGGCCTGGCAGAGCGCGAGCGAGAGCTGCGGGTCCATGCCGTCGCGGGCGATGAGGGAGAGGCCGCTCGTGGGGTACAGCACCGCGATGTCCACGCCTTCCATGGCCATGCCCATGACCTGCGCCTCGGGGTTGTAGTTCCGCTCGATGGCGAACTGGAGCCGGCCGGTGTCGGCCAGCCGCGAGCCGGACAGGGGCTGGCTGCTCGTGGTCGGGCCCGGCTTGGCGCGCTTGCGGTACTGCTGGAGATCCGCGTCCGAGGTGGGAATGCCGTCGATGACGATCGAGCCGGCGGCGCCCCGCTTCGCCCGCCCGTCCGATCCCACCAGGGTGGTCACCCGGTGCTTGAACTTCGGGTCGAGGTAGCGATCGAAGAGGTCCGGAGGCTCCATGATGTGCATGTCGCAGTCGACGAAGCGCAGCCCGTCTTTCACGGTATCCCTCCGCGTCAGGGTGGCGACCGGTCCGATGCCTGCCCAGTTGTCAGATGGTCGGCCCACGCCGGGCCCCTGTCAAGCCGGGGAACGCGGTATGATGACGGACGCGCCGCGAGGCGCCCGCCGCCCGATCCCCCCGGCGAGCCGTCACTGCAAAAGGAGCGTCACATGAAAGCCGCCGTCTTCCACGGTCCGCATCAGCCGCTCACCATCGAGACCGTCGACATCGACAAGCCCATGGGCCGCGAGGTGCTCGTGCGCACCGTCGCATCTGGAGTCTGCCACAGCGATCTGCACTTCGTGGACGGCCTCTATCCGTTTCCCGCCCCCGCCATCCTGGGCCACGAGGCCGCGGGCATCGTGGAGGCGGTGGGCCCGCAGGTGGTCGAGTTCCGGCCCGGCGATCACGTGATCTGCTGCCTCTCGCTCTTCTGCGGTCAGTGCGAGTACTGCCTCACCGGCAAGACTCATCTCTGCCAGACGCGCCCTGCCCGCACCAAGGGCGAGCCGCCGAAGCTCTCGTGGAAGGGACAGCCGGTGAACCAGTTCGCCAACCTCTCCGCCTACGCGGAGCAGATGCTGGTGCACGAGAACGCACTGGTCAAGATCGACGACCAGATGCCGCTGGCCCAGGCCGCCCTCATCGGGTGCGGCGTCACCACCGGCGTGGGCGCGGTGCTCAACACCGCGCGCATCGAGCCCGGCTCCACCACCGCCATCTTCGGCGCGGGCGGCGTGGGCCTGGCCACCATCCAGGGCGCGCGCATCGCCGGCGCCCGCATGATCATCGCGGTGGACACGGTGGCGGCCAAGCTCGCCCGGGCCAAGGATCTGGGGGCCACGCATCTGGTCGACGCGTCCAAGGACGATCCCGTGAAGGCCATCCGCACGCTGACGGGGGGCGGCGTGGACTACTCGTTCGAGGCCATCGGCCTCAAGATCGCGGCCGAGCAGTGCTTCGACTGCATCAAGCCGGGCGGCACCGCCACCGTCATCGGCATGATCCCGGTGGGGCAGAAGATCGAGCTCGACGGGCCCATGTTCCTCCGCGAGAAGAAGATTCAGGGCTGCAGCATGGGCTCGAACCGCTTCA
Coding sequences within it:
- a CDS encoding amidohydrolase family protein codes for the protein MKDGLRFVDCDMHIMEPPDLFDRYLDPKFKHRVTTLVGSDGRAKRGAAGSIVIDGIPTSDADLQQYRKRAKPGPTTSSQPLSGSRLADTGRLQFAIERNYNPEAQVMGMAMEGVDIAVLYPTSGLSLIARDGMDPQLSLALCQAYNNWIHEFCQYSPERLKFVAMLPFHDVHLACRELIRCVRELGAVGSFNRPNLVNGHFWHSNYWDPLYTVHEDLNVTWGFHEGTGAPYSHMNVLYGENRFYRHVASHWIEMQQALIAMIIGGVFEFHPKLRVGFLEAQNSWAPGILSRIEWDYPQYRDTHAPYLSLTPREYFRRNCWAAVEGSEPEIEATAGLIGADRMCISTDYPHFDSNFPHVAENLLKNVPREIAAQIFMGGAHLYNFGEEHFKKAEAAAKGAGAR
- a CDS encoding Zn-dependent alcohol dehydrogenase — encoded protein: MKAAVFHGPHQPLTIETVDIDKPMGREVLVRTVASGVCHSDLHFVDGLYPFPAPAILGHEAAGIVEAVGPQVVEFRPGDHVICCLSLFCGQCEYCLTGKTHLCQTRPARTKGEPPKLSWKGQPVNQFANLSAYAEQMLVHENALVKIDDQMPLAQAALIGCGVTTGVGAVLNTARIEPGSTTAIFGAGGVGLATIQGARIAGARMIIAVDTVAAKLARAKDLGATHLVDASKDDPVKAIRTLTGGGVDYSFEAIGLKIAAEQCFDCIKPGGTATVIGMIPVGQKIELDGPMFLREKKIQGCSMGSNRFKVDMPRYIELYRQGRLKLDEMVTRRGKLEEVNDAFRAMKAGEVARTVLMFD